The Triticum aestivum cultivar Chinese Spring chromosome 7B, IWGSC CS RefSeq v2.1, whole genome shotgun sequence genome window below encodes:
- the LOC123162658 gene encoding hydroxycinnamoyltransferase 4-like — protein MAAVQVLSTEMVVPAEATPGGAVWLSNLDLAARRGYTPTVYFYRPNGEHAGFFEADAVKDSLARALVAFYPLAGRLGLDGAGRVQIDCTGEGGVFVTARSDHYALEDLMNEFVPCGEMRDLFVPPTPAPNPPCVLLLAQVTYLRCGGVVLGLALHHSVVDARSAALFVETWASVARGSTKEDVPLPPSFDHMLLAARQERAVPYDHPEYKPEPAPVHAATTSTYASALITVSKQQVSALRARCAGASTFRAVVALVWQCACRARELPLDAETRLYSMIDMRPRLSPPLPQGYFGNAVIRTSTVATVREVVSNPVDYGARRARAATSQGDDYARSLVDYLDGVDVMNLPRSGISRAHLRAISWMGMSLSDADFGWGVPAFMGPALMYYSGFVYVMNAPGKEGALMLALSLEPESMPEFSKVFADELARLEV, from the coding sequence ATGGCAGCTGTCCAGGTGTTGTCGACGGAGATGGTCGTCCCGGCGGAGGCAACGCCGGGGGGCGCCGTCTGGCTGTCCAACCTGGACCTGGCTGCGCGCCGGGGCTACACACCCACGGTCTACTTCTACCGGCCGAACGGCGAGCATGCGGGCTTCTTCGAAGCCGACGCCGTCAAGGACAGCCTCGCCAGGGCTCTGGTGGCGTTCTACCCGCTGGCCGGTCGCCTCGGGCTGGACGGCGCCGGGCGTGTCCAGATCGACTGCACCGGCGAGGGCGGGGTCTTCGTCACCGCGCGCTCGGATCACTACGCGCTCGAGGACCTCATGAACGAGTTCGTGCCGTGCGGGGAGATGCGCGACCTGTTCGTGCCCCCGACGCCCGCGCCGAACCCTCCGTGCGTCCTGCTGCTGGCACAGGTCACGTACCTGCGCTGCGGCGGTGTCGTGCTCGGCCTGGCACTGCACCACTCCGTCGTCGACGCCCGTAGCGCGGCGCTCTTCGTGGAGACCTGGGCGAGCGTCGCCCGCGGCTCCACTAAAGAGGACGTGCCCCTGCCGCCTAGCTTCGACCACATGCTGCTCGCGGCGCGCCAAGAGCGCGCGGTGCCGTACGACCACCCGGAGTACAAGCCGGAGCCGGCCCCGGTGCACGCGGCAACCACGTCAACGTACGCGAGCGCCCTGATCACAGTCAGTAAGCAGCAGGTGAGCGCGCTAAGGGCGCGGTGCGCAGGTGCCTCCACGTTCCGCGCCGTGGTGGCGCTGGTGTGGCAGTGCGCGTGCCGCGCGCGGGAGCTGCCGCTGGACGCGGAGACGCGGCTCTACTCCATGATCGACATGCGCCCGCGCCTGTCGCCGCCGCTCCCGCAGGGGTACTTCGGCAATGCGGTGATCCGGACGTCGACCGTGGCCACCGTCCGGGAGGTGGTGTCTAACCCGGTCGACTATGGCGCTCGGCGGGCGCGTGCGGCGACGAGCCAGGGGGACGACTATGCGCGGTCTCTGGTGGACTACCTGGATGGCGTGGACGTGATGAACCTGCCACGAAGCGGCATCTCTCGTGCGCACCTCCGCGCCATCAGCTGGATGGGCATGTCGCTCTCCGACGCCGACTTCGGGTGGGGCGTGCCGGCGTTCATGGGGCCCGCGCTCATGTACTACAGCGGCTTCGTGTACGTGATGAATGCGCCGGGAAAGGAAGGCGCCCTCATGCTCGCGCTGTCGCTGGAGCCAGAGAGCATGCCGGAGTTCAGCAAGGTGTTCGCCGACGAGCTGGCCCGTCTCGAGGTGTAG